The following proteins are co-located in the Paenibacillus sp. JNUCC32 genome:
- a CDS encoding SDR family NAD(P)-dependent oxidoreductase translates to MQPNFSIQDKIAIVTGASKGIGYGLAQALAAAGAKVAVMARSKASLDRLVEEIFMAGGQAKAYELDVRNVEQIRFVFGQVAKDFGRLDIVVNNAGLGEGMLAEDITEDYWDEMMDVNLKGVFFCCQAAGRLMLEQGYGKIINVSSQVSIVGITEGAAYCASKGGVNQLTKVLALEWSSRGVNINAVGPTFIHTPGTAERLDSPEFRDGVLARIPAGRIGTIGDVAGAVIYLASPASDLVTGTLLLVDGGWTAQ, encoded by the coding sequence ATGCAGCCCAATTTCAGCATTCAGGATAAAATCGCAATCGTGACGGGTGCCAGCAAAGGCATCGGTTACGGACTAGCCCAAGCGCTCGCAGCGGCAGGAGCCAAGGTTGCCGTTATGGCACGTAGCAAAGCGTCGCTGGATCGATTGGTTGAGGAAATCTTCATGGCGGGAGGCCAGGCCAAGGCCTATGAGCTGGATGTGCGCAATGTGGAGCAGATCCGATTCGTATTTGGACAGGTAGCCAAGGACTTTGGCCGTCTGGATATCGTGGTCAATAACGCGGGTTTGGGAGAGGGCATGCTCGCGGAAGACATCACGGAAGATTACTGGGACGAGATGATGGACGTTAATTTGAAGGGCGTATTTTTCTGCTGTCAGGCTGCCGGCCGCCTCATGCTGGAGCAGGGCTATGGAAAAATCATCAACGTCAGCTCGCAGGTCAGCATCGTCGGGATTACCGAAGGCGCTGCCTATTGCGCCTCCAAGGGCGGCGTTAACCAGCTGACGAAGGTGCTGGCGCTGGAGTGGTCCAGCCGGGGCGTCAACATCAATGCGGTCGGTCCCACCTTCATCCATACGCCGGGAACGGCCGAAAGATTGGACTCCCCCGAGTTCCGGGACGGCGTATTGGCACGGATCCCGGCAGGCCGGATCGGCACCATAGGTGATGTGGCCGGCGCCGTTATCTATTTGGCATCGCCGGCATCCGACCTCGTTACGGGCACCTTGCTGCTTGTGGATGGCGGCTGGACGGCACAATAG